The Rhizobium leguminosarum genome includes a region encoding these proteins:
- a CDS encoding DUF2269 family protein yields the protein MLEQWLLLAHVIGATVLFGTGAGIAFFMVMAHRTRDPRLIAHVASTVVIADTLFTATAAILQPVTGYFLARSIGWELSEGWIALSLLLYVVTGLFWLPVVWIQIRLRDLARAAAAAGKALPPAYFSLYRIWFACGFPAFSAVIGIFWLMLMKPAITLF from the coding sequence ATGCTCGAGCAATGGCTGCTGCTTGCCCATGTCATCGGCGCGACCGTTCTCTTCGGCACCGGCGCCGGCATCGCCTTCTTCATGGTGATGGCGCACCGGACACGAGATCCCCGTCTGATCGCCCATGTCGCCAGCACGGTTGTCATCGCCGACACCCTCTTTACCGCCACCGCAGCCATTCTCCAGCCGGTGACCGGCTATTTCCTGGCCCGGTCGATCGGTTGGGAACTGTCGGAGGGATGGATTGCGCTGTCGCTGCTGCTTTATGTCGTGACTGGCCTGTTCTGGCTGCCGGTCGTCTGGATCCAGATCCGTTTGCGCGATCTCGCCCGCGCCGCAGCAGCGGCGGGAAAAGCTCTGCCGCCGGCCTATTTCAGCCTTTACCGCATCTGGTTCGCCTGCGGTTTTCCGGCCTTCTCAGCGGTCATCGGCATTTTCTGGCTGATGCTGATGAAGCCGGCAATCACTCTATTTTAG
- a CDS encoding VOC family protein yields the protein MPKMIFVNLPVKDLAAATRFYEAIGCSKNEQFSDHQASNMVWTDAIFFHLLTRDYFATFTPKPVAEAQKASEMLIALTMDSREEVDAIVEAAAAAGGKADPRAPTDMGWLYNRAFEDPDGHIFEAVWVDMAAATATGE from the coding sequence ATGCCCAAGATGATCTTCGTGAACCTGCCGGTGAAAGACCTTGCCGCTGCGACCCGCTTCTATGAAGCGATCGGATGCAGCAAGAACGAACAGTTCAGCGATCACCAGGCGTCAAACATGGTTTGGACCGACGCCATCTTCTTCCATCTACTGACGCGCGATTACTTCGCGACCTTCACGCCCAAACCCGTTGCCGAAGCGCAGAAGGCGAGTGAAATGCTGATCGCGCTGACGATGGACAGCCGTGAGGAGGTGGACGCTATCGTCGAAGCAGCCGCGGCCGCCGGGGGCAAAGCCGATCCGCGCGCGCCGACGGACATGGGTTGGCTCTACAACCGTGCCTTCGAAGATCCCGATGGCCATATATTCGAAGCGGTTTGGGTCGACATGGCGGCGGCGACCGCCACCGGAGAATAG
- a CDS encoding nitrile hydratase accessory protein, producing MSRHEMSPLTQSSGLPRSPEGEPVFPEPWAAEAFAMTVHLHAKGLFSWSEWAETLSAQLHKPGRAEDGSDYFDCWVAALCDLIVDNGIADAETILALQQNWQRAAEATPHGRPIELGNDPSR from the coding sequence TTGAGCCGGCATGAAATGTCGCCCCTGACGCAATCGTCCGGGCTGCCGAGGTCGCCGGAGGGCGAGCCGGTTTTTCCCGAGCCATGGGCGGCCGAAGCTTTCGCCATGACCGTGCACCTGCACGCAAAAGGCCTGTTCAGCTGGAGCGAATGGGCTGAAACGCTTTCCGCGCAATTGCACAAGCCCGGCCGGGCCGAAGATGGCAGCGACTATTTCGACTGCTGGGTGGCGGCACTCTGCGACCTTATTGTCGACAACGGCATCGCCGATGCGGAAACGATCCTGGCACTGCAGCAGAACTGGCAGCGGGCGGCGGAGGCGACGCCGCATGGACGGCCGATCGAGCTCGGCAACGATCCCTCACGCTGA
- a CDS encoding MerR family transcriptional regulator, translated as MPDGSKRLFATAGIASEARSKYRFLPSAALPPDLPDGPVPIADMANAFGVTHRTLHFYEEKGLISANRMGLMRVYGQDDVLRMAVITVCRETGMPIAVIQELMDELRNADSQETAEAMFREALQVRKRELTAEMSTLHRQLQQVGDLLDYDGSIEEPPLNDNQDSASLTPQERRCLELMAEGYSTQRIARALDLKHDETRDLEAGIILKFRANNRFQAIAKAVLLGIVQA; from the coding sequence ATGCCAGACGGTTCCAAACGCCTGTTTGCCACCGCCGGTATCGCTTCGGAGGCCCGATCGAAATATCGGTTCCTGCCTTCAGCCGCGCTACCGCCGGATCTACCTGATGGTCCCGTGCCCATCGCCGATATGGCCAATGCATTCGGGGTTACGCACAGGACACTGCATTTCTACGAAGAAAAGGGATTAATCTCGGCCAACCGCATGGGCCTGATGCGGGTCTACGGCCAGGACGACGTGTTGCGCATGGCCGTCATTACCGTTTGCCGTGAGACCGGCATGCCGATCGCCGTCATCCAGGAATTGATGGACGAACTCCGCAACGCCGATTCGCAGGAAACGGCCGAGGCGATGTTCCGCGAGGCCCTGCAGGTGCGCAAGCGCGAACTGACGGCGGAGATGTCGACGCTGCACCGCCAGCTTCAGCAGGTCGGCGACCTCCTGGACTACGACGGCAGCATCGAGGAGCCGCCGTTAAACGACAATCAGGACAGTGCAAGCCTGACCCCGCAGGAGCGGCGTTGCCTGGAACTGATGGCAGAGGGTTATTCCACCCAGCGAATCGCCCGGGCACTCGACCTGAAGCATGACGAAACCCGTGACCTGGAAGCCGGAATCATCCTGAAATTCCGCGCCAACAACCGCTTCCAGGCCATCGCCAAGGCAGTTCTGCTCGGCATCGTGCAGGCTTAG
- a CDS encoding ATP-dependent DNA helicase — protein MQFAPQQDEALKAVSKWLKEGRSPLFRLFGYAGTGKTTLAKHFAENVDGDVLFAAFTGKAAQVLRSRGASNARTIHSLIYRPRGEEAVEDEETGKTSIAPMFSINRQSPVAKAALIIVDECSMVDEALGKDLMSFGTPILVLGDPGQLPPVTGGGYFTNQDPDYLLTDIHRQARDNPIIKLAMQVREGNEVMYGDYGTAKVISKNEVTQQLVLDADQVLVGTNRTRRRYNQRLRELKGFNADYPQTGDKLVCLRNDPAKGLLNGSLWQVMTSSKETTKPGINLLVRPEDDDMDRGAAKIKLLKQAFEDVEGEIPWNTRKRYDEFDYGYALTVHKAQGSQWNDVVLFDESWAFRDTRERWLYTAITRAAETLTIVR, from the coding sequence ATGCAATTTGCGCCGCAACAAGATGAAGCCCTGAAGGCTGTTTCGAAATGGCTGAAGGAAGGGCGCTCGCCGCTCTTTCGCCTGTTCGGCTATGCCGGAACGGGGAAGACGACGCTTGCCAAGCATTTTGCCGAAAATGTCGATGGCGACGTGCTGTTTGCCGCCTTCACCGGCAAGGCGGCGCAGGTGCTGCGCTCGCGCGGCGCCTCCAACGCCCGGACGATCCATTCGCTGATCTATCGGCCGCGCGGCGAGGAGGCCGTGGAAGACGAGGAAACAGGCAAGACCTCGATCGCGCCGATGTTTTCGATCAACCGGCAAAGCCCGGTCGCGAAGGCAGCGCTGATCATCGTCGATGAATGCTCGATGGTGGACGAGGCGCTCGGCAAGGATCTGATGAGCTTCGGCACGCCGATCCTGGTGCTCGGCGATCCCGGCCAGTTGCCGCCGGTTACAGGCGGCGGCTACTTCACCAATCAGGATCCGGACTACCTGCTCACCGATATCCACCGGCAGGCGCGCGACAATCCGATCATCAAGCTCGCCATGCAGGTGCGCGAAGGCAATGAGGTGATGTACGGCGATTACGGCACTGCCAAGGTGATCTCGAAAAACGAGGTGACGCAGCAGCTGGTGCTCGATGCCGATCAAGTGCTCGTCGGCACCAATCGCACGCGGCGGCGTTACAATCAGCGCCTGCGCGAGTTGAAAGGCTTCAATGCCGATTATCCGCAGACCGGCGACAAGCTCGTCTGCCTGAGGAACGATCCGGCAAAGGGCCTGCTCAACGGTTCGCTCTGGCAGGTGATGACCTCATCCAAGGAAACGACGAAGCCCGGCATCAATCTGCTCGTCCGGCCAGAGGATGACGACATGGACCGGGGCGCGGCCAAGATCAAGCTTCTGAAGCAGGCCTTCGAGGATGTCGAGGGCGAGATTCCCTGGAACACCCGCAAACGCTACGACGAGTTCGACTACGGCTATGCGCTGACCGTTCACAAGGCGCAGGGTTCGCAATGGAACGACGTCGTCCTCTTCGACGAGAGCTGGGCGTTTCGCGATACCAGGGAACGCTGGCTCTATACCGCGATCACGCGCGCGGCGGAGACGCTGACGATCGTCCGCTAA
- a CDS encoding cupin domain-containing protein has protein sequence MFRILRHQEPRPDQSRTVRFEGRNHGGEISLFLVDNEPGQGPDLHVHPYSETWAVRKGEAEFTVGDAKTRAFPGDIVVVAANIPHRFENVGTGRLEIVCIHASDTIVQEFV, from the coding sequence ATGTTCAGGATTCTTCGCCACCAGGAACCGCGGCCCGATCAGAGCCGCACGGTCCGCTTCGAAGGCCGCAATCATGGCGGCGAAATATCGCTTTTCCTGGTCGACAATGAGCCCGGCCAAGGGCCTGACCTGCATGTCCACCCCTATTCCGAAACGTGGGCAGTCAGGAAAGGCGAAGCGGAATTCACGGTGGGCGACGCCAAGACCCGCGCCTTTCCCGGCGATATCGTCGTCGTGGCCGCCAACATTCCCCACCGCTTCGAAAATGTCGGCACCGGACGGCTCGAAATCGTCTGTATTCATGCCAGCGACACGATCGTGCAGGAGTTTGTGTGA
- a CDS encoding anti-sigma factor family protein — MNETNPSVTEADLHAYADGQLPETVRARIEAFLADNPDEAAMVAEWQAQNSGIRSLFAGYEKAKDTDPLLVVPPRAVSSGAKRWAIAASALLVFTLGAASGYYGPALLEKPELQLAGSETLPKQAQTAFTVYAAEVRHPVEVFANEEVHLATWLGKRLAIQNLKIPNLQPLGFKLVGGRLLPVDGRPGAMFMYENQAGERLTVMVGRNTENRTTSFRFASSGNLETFYWIDGELGYAVTGEISRETLREVAEECYRQFPS, encoded by the coding sequence ATGAACGAGACCAATCCGAGCGTCACCGAAGCCGACCTTCACGCCTATGCCGACGGCCAGCTGCCGGAAACGGTGCGCGCCCGCATCGAGGCCTTCCTGGCCGACAATCCCGACGAGGCGGCGATGGTCGCCGAATGGCAGGCGCAGAATTCAGGCATCCGATCGCTGTTTGCCGGTTATGAGAAGGCGAAGGACACCGATCCTCTGCTCGTCGTCCCCCCGCGCGCCGTTTCATCGGGAGCGAAACGCTGGGCGATCGCCGCATCAGCCCTCCTCGTTTTCACGCTCGGCGCCGCCAGCGGCTATTATGGCCCCGCACTTCTGGAAAAGCCGGAACTGCAGCTTGCCGGCTCCGAAACCCTGCCAAAACAGGCCCAAACCGCCTTCACTGTGTATGCCGCCGAGGTTCGCCATCCCGTCGAGGTCTTCGCAAACGAGGAGGTCCACCTCGCCACCTGGCTCGGCAAGCGCCTGGCAATCCAGAACCTCAAGATCCCCAACCTGCAGCCGCTCGGCTTCAAGCTCGTCGGCGGCCGCCTGCTTCCGGTCGACGGCAGGCCGGGCGCCATGTTCATGTATGAAAACCAGGCCGGCGAGCGCCTGACCGTCATGGTCGGCCGCAACACGGAAAACCGCACAACGAGCTTCCGCTTCGCCTCATCGGGCAATCTCGAAACTTTCTACTGGATCGACGGCGAACTCGGTTATGCCGTGACCGGAGAAATCTCCCGCGAGACGCTGCGGGAGGTAGCCGAGGAGTGCTACCGGCAATTCCCGTCGTAG
- a CDS encoding aldo/keto reductase, producing the protein MQDNRIPTITFPNGVEAPALGQGTWAMGEDAGHAQAEIESLRAGIDLGMTLIDTAEMYGDGGAEEIVGQAIRGRRDEVFIVSKVYPWNASLTGTIEACERSLERLGTDRIDLYLLHWRGDHPLAETVAAFETLKASRKIGAWGVSNFDTDDMEELLGVPDGANVAANQVLYNLSRRGIEFDLLPWCQSRGIPVMAYSPIEQGNILHHPELIRIAKAYQATPAQLALAFLLERDGVIVIPKTSNAERAAENRDCVSLDITDDDWDALDAAFPPPTKKKPLEML; encoded by the coding sequence ATGCAAGACAACCGGATTCCGACAATCACCTTCCCGAACGGCGTAGAAGCGCCGGCGCTCGGCCAGGGAACCTGGGCGATGGGCGAGGATGCCGGCCATGCCCAAGCGGAGATCGAAAGCCTGAGGGCCGGCATCGATCTCGGCATGACGCTGATCGACACCGCCGAAATGTACGGCGACGGCGGCGCCGAAGAGATCGTCGGCCAGGCGATCAGGGGCCGGCGCGACGAGGTCTTCATCGTCAGCAAGGTCTATCCTTGGAATGCCAGCCTGACAGGCACGATCGAGGCCTGCGAGCGCAGTCTCGAACGGCTGGGCACCGATCGCATCGATCTCTATCTGCTGCACTGGCGCGGAGACCATCCGCTCGCAGAGACCGTCGCCGCCTTTGAAACACTCAAGGCATCCCGCAAGATCGGCGCTTGGGGCGTCTCCAACTTCGACACCGACGACATGGAGGAACTGCTCGGAGTGCCCGACGGCGCCAATGTCGCCGCCAACCAGGTGCTCTATAACCTTTCCCGCCGCGGCATCGAATTCGATCTGCTGCCCTGGTGCCAGAGCCGCGGCATTCCCGTCATGGCCTATTCGCCGATCGAGCAGGGAAATATCCTGCACCATCCCGAACTGATCCGCATCGCCAAGGCCTATCAGGCAACGCCCGCCCAGCTGGCGCTCGCTTTCCTGCTGGAACGCGACGGCGTCATCGTCATTCCGAAGACGTCGAATGCCGAACGCGCAGCTGAAAACCGCGACTGCGTCTCGCTCGACATCACCGACGACGACTGGGATGCCCTCGACGCCGCCTTTCCACCGCCCACAAAGAAAAAGCCGCTGGAGATGCTTTGA
- a CDS encoding pyridoxine 5'-phosphate synthase, translating to MPAKLSVNLNAVAMLRNRRDLPWPSVEALGRIALKSGASGLTVHPRPDQRHIRFSDLPVIRNLIDDEFPKAEFNIEGYPTEEFFELCAGAAPEQVTLVPDDPAQATSDHGWDFRKHQAFLTDSVARLKTMGCRVSLFADGDGDVEAVETAKAVGADRIELYTGPYGGCFDAPEGATAILEALGRTADAALAIGLAVNAGHDLTVENLPDLVKRIPRLAEVSIGHGLTADALEYGMAETVRRFCRACGQTV from the coding sequence ATGCCCGCCAAGCTCTCCGTGAACCTCAACGCCGTCGCCATGCTGCGCAACCGGCGCGACCTGCCCTGGCCGAGCGTCGAAGCGCTCGGGCGTATCGCGCTGAAATCCGGTGCGAGCGGGCTGACGGTGCATCCGCGCCCCGACCAGCGGCACATACGCTTTTCCGACCTGCCTGTGATCCGCAACCTGATCGACGACGAATTCCCCAAGGCCGAGTTCAATATCGAGGGCTATCCCACAGAGGAATTTTTCGAACTCTGCGCCGGGGCGGCACCCGAGCAGGTGACGCTGGTGCCTGACGATCCCGCCCAGGCGACCTCCGATCACGGCTGGGATTTCCGCAAGCACCAGGCGTTCTTGACCGATTCCGTCGCGCGGCTGAAGACGATGGGATGCCGGGTGTCGCTCTTTGCCGACGGCGATGGCGATGTAGAAGCGGTTGAGACCGCTAAGGCGGTCGGCGCCGATCGGATCGAGCTCTATACCGGTCCCTATGGCGGCTGCTTCGACGCGCCGGAGGGGGCGACCGCGATCCTCGAAGCGCTCGGGCGGACGGCGGATGCGGCTCTGGCAATCGGCCTTGCCGTTAATGCCGGCCATGACCTGACGGTCGAAAACCTGCCTGATCTGGTGAAGCGTATTCCCCGGCTTGCCGAGGTTTCGATCGGCCATGGGCTGACCGCCGATGCGCTGGAATATGGCATGGCGGAAACGGTGCGGCGCTTCTGCCGGGCTTGCGGGCAGACGGTTTGA
- a CDS encoding LysE family translocator yields the protein MPLDTFLALVLFAFTTSITPGPNNMMLFASGVNFGFRRTIPHMFGIGVGFFSLLIGVGLGLGALLHTVPVVYTALKFAGGTYLLWIAWKIGSSRSLSEGRSGVEPMSFFAAAAFQWINPKAWVMAVTAMATYTNPQLYLVSVLIVGLAFAAVNVPSVSTWAGFGSALREWLSDPVRLKWFNISMAVLLVLSLWPMLK from the coding sequence ATGCCGCTGGATACATTTCTCGCCCTCGTTCTCTTCGCCTTCACGACCTCGATCACGCCGGGACCGAACAATATGATGCTCTTCGCATCGGGCGTGAATTTCGGCTTCCGCAGGACGATCCCGCATATGTTCGGCATCGGTGTCGGTTTCTTCTCGCTGCTCATCGGCGTCGGCCTTGGGCTCGGCGCGCTGCTGCACACGGTGCCCGTGGTCTATACGGCGCTAAAATTTGCGGGCGGAACCTATCTGCTCTGGATCGCCTGGAAGATCGGCTCGTCGCGCTCGCTCAGCGAAGGCAGGAGTGGCGTCGAGCCGATGTCCTTCTTCGCGGCGGCCGCCTTCCAGTGGATCAACCCGAAAGCCTGGGTGATGGCGGTCACGGCGATGGCGACCTACACCAATCCGCAACTCTACCTGGTGAGCGTGCTGATCGTCGGTCTCGCTTTTGCGGCGGTCAATGTGCCCAGCGTTTCGACATGGGCAGGCTTCGGCTCGGCGCTGAGGGAATGGCTGTCCGATCCGGTGCGGCTGAAATGGTTCAATATCAGCATGGCGGTGCTGTTGGTGCTAAGCCTCTGGCCGATGCTAAAATAG
- the nthB gene encoding nitrile hydratase subunit beta, which yields MNGPHDLGGQMGFGAVAPEKDEPYFHAEWEKRALGITLSCGAFGAWTIDESRHARENIPPADYLAASYYEIWVRGIDKLLERHGFATRSELLSGHAQQPGAVPKRVLKADMVPGVLAKGGPCDRPVKTAPRFVAGEAVKTKNFNPVTHTRLPRYARAKTGVVEAVQGAFVFPDDNAHGEGENPQWLYTVVFDGAELWGGDADPTLTVSIDAWESYLEPA from the coding sequence ATGAACGGGCCGCACGATCTCGGCGGGCAGATGGGCTTCGGAGCTGTCGCGCCCGAGAAAGACGAGCCTTATTTCCATGCCGAATGGGAAAAGCGGGCGCTCGGCATCACACTTTCCTGCGGCGCTTTCGGCGCATGGACGATCGATGAAAGCCGGCATGCGCGCGAGAATATTCCGCCGGCCGATTACCTCGCCGCCAGCTATTACGAGATCTGGGTCCGCGGCATCGACAAGTTGCTCGAACGGCATGGTTTTGCGACGCGCTCGGAATTGCTGTCCGGTCATGCGCAGCAGCCAGGAGCCGTTCCGAAGCGGGTGCTGAAGGCGGACATGGTGCCCGGCGTTCTGGCGAAGGGCGGGCCTTGCGATCGTCCTGTTAAGACCGCGCCGCGCTTCGTGGCCGGCGAAGCGGTGAAGACAAAGAATTTCAATCCAGTAACGCATACGCGCCTGCCGCGTTATGCCCGAGCCAAAACAGGCGTGGTCGAGGCAGTGCAGGGTGCTTTCGTCTTCCCTGACGACAATGCGCATGGCGAGGGCGAAAACCCGCAATGGCTCTATACGGTCGTTTTCGACGGCGCGGAGCTTTGGGGCGGAGATGCCGATCCCACGCTGACCGTGTCGATCGATGCCTGGGAGAGCTATCTTGAGCCGGCATGA
- a CDS encoding RNA polymerase sigma factor, which yields MKIPAPETFEGQILALLPSLRRYSRSLTRSDADGEDLLQDCVEKILTRRGQWRGLNLRGWALTIMTNLYRNDRRGKTRDGLVELDAAENLAVPEPLADPLERARLDDALNSLSEEHRAVLMLVVIEGYTYGEVAAALDIPIGTVMSRLSRARRRVAERLKADNIITLRRPK from the coding sequence ATGAAGATACCCGCACCCGAAACCTTCGAGGGCCAGATCCTGGCCCTCCTGCCCTCGCTCAGACGCTATTCGCGCAGCCTGACGCGTTCGGATGCCGATGGCGAAGACCTGCTCCAGGATTGCGTCGAAAAGATTCTCACGCGCCGCGGCCAATGGCGCGGCCTCAACCTGCGCGGCTGGGCCCTGACCATCATGACCAATCTCTACCGCAACGACCGGCGCGGCAAGACGCGCGATGGCCTTGTCGAGCTCGATGCCGCAGAAAATCTGGCCGTGCCCGAACCACTGGCCGATCCGCTGGAACGTGCTCGGCTGGACGATGCGCTGAACAGCCTTTCGGAGGAACACCGCGCTGTGCTGATGCTCGTGGTCATCGAGGGATACACCTATGGCGAGGTCGCAGCCGCGCTCGATATCCCGATCGGCACCGTCATGTCCCGCCTGTCGCGCGCCCGCCGGCGCGTCGCCGAGCGATTGAAGGCCGACAACATCATTACGCTTCGGAGACCGAAATGA
- the nthA gene encoding nitrile hydratase subunit alpha: MHDHDDDHAHGNEHAQGHDHDNHYSDMQARVKALETLLTEKGLIDPAAIDAIVETYETKVGPRNGAHVVAKAWSDPDFADWLKRDATAAIASLGHTGRQGEHMRAVFNTAETHHLVVCTLCSCYPWSVLGLPPVWYKAPAYRSRAVIDPRGVLAEFGLTLPEDKKIRVWDSTAELRYLVIPERPEGTDGMDEQTLAGLVSRDAMIGTAVARKPEGAT; the protein is encoded by the coding sequence TTGCACGACCATGACGACGACCATGCTCACGGAAATGAGCACGCCCAAGGGCATGATCACGACAACCATTATTCCGACATGCAGGCGCGCGTGAAGGCGTTGGAAACGCTGCTGACGGAGAAGGGGCTGATCGATCCGGCGGCGATCGATGCCATCGTCGAGACCTACGAGACAAAGGTAGGGCCGAGGAACGGCGCGCATGTCGTGGCAAAAGCCTGGAGCGATCCTGATTTCGCCGACTGGCTGAAGCGCGATGCGACGGCGGCCATCGCCAGCCTTGGCCATACCGGCCGGCAGGGCGAGCATATGCGCGCCGTCTTCAACACGGCCGAGACCCATCATCTCGTCGTCTGCACGCTGTGCTCCTGTTATCCCTGGTCGGTGCTCGGCCTGCCGCCGGTCTGGTACAAGGCGCCGGCCTATCGCTCGCGCGCCGTCATCGATCCGCGCGGCGTGCTGGCCGAATTCGGTCTGACCCTGCCTGAGGACAAGAAGATCCGCGTCTGGGATTCGACGGCGGAACTGCGTTATCTCGTCATTCCCGAGCGGCCCGAAGGGACCGATGGAATGGACGAGCAGACGCTCGCCGGCCTCGTCAGTCGCGATGCGATGATCGGCACGGCCGTTGCCCGCAAGCCGGAGGGCGCCACATGA
- a CDS encoding MarR family winged helix-turn-helix transcriptional regulator: MMNGTKGDDDRLGDEDRPREDHVDRLRRQWALELPDLDTEPMAILGRAFRLSNLVRPSIEATFADFGLDRGEFDVIATLRRSGPPYLMTPTEMYSALMISSGGLTHRLDRLEKAGLIHREKSPRDGRSVLVALTEAGAALAEKAFRTDMASEASFLQALDGKERGALAVLLRKLIAGIENEQARGEDENGG, from the coding sequence ATGATGAATGGAACTAAAGGGGACGATGACCGCCTCGGGGACGAGGACCGCCCCCGGGAGGATCATGTCGACCGGCTGCGCCGGCAATGGGCGCTGGAACTGCCCGACCTCGATACCGAGCCGATGGCGATCCTGGGGCGGGCTTTCCGGCTGTCGAACCTGGTGCGTCCCAGCATCGAGGCGACATTTGCCGATTTTGGCCTCGACCGCGGCGAATTCGACGTCATCGCAACGCTTCGCCGTTCCGGACCGCCTTACCTAATGACCCCGACGGAGATGTATTCGGCGCTGATGATCTCCTCGGGAGGCCTGACCCACAGGCTCGACCGGCTGGAGAAGGCGGGACTGATCCACCGCGAGAAATCGCCGCGTGACGGGCGCAGCGTGCTAGTGGCTTTGACCGAGGCGGGTGCGGCACTCGCCGAAAAGGCCTTCCGCACCGACATGGCGAGCGAAGCTTCGTTTCTGCAGGCTCTTGACGGAAAGGAGCGCGGGGCGCTCGCTGTGCTGCTGCGCAAGCTGATCGCCGGAATTGAAAATGAGCAGGCGCGGGGAGAGGACGAGAACGGGGGCTGA
- a CDS encoding SDR family oxidoreductase, with the protein MNILILGATGFIGSVVAARLVADGHAVTGIGRNPARARLKQPAIDWQRADLSRMTKPADWDEILKDQHVVVNCAGALQDGLSDDLSATQAEAMLALYSAAKGSSRPLIVQISARTAGAAGDLPFLATKRRADEALAASGLSYLILRPALVLGRNAHGGSALLRALAAFPLVLPLVHAESPVETLSLDDVAEAVSRAVSGGISGDIDLAAAEVLTLADLVRLHRQWLGLQPARVFALPRWLAGPVTWLADLSGLLGWRSPLRSTAMTIMSEGVRSLKAESGLATTPAAATLSANPSGVQDLWFARLYLLKPLVISGLSVFWLLSGLIPLLTLEKTSAHFLRLMPEAAATALTLATCLIDIALGAAVLLRPLAKHALLGMLAVSFTYLAGASLLEPALWLDPLGPLVKVLPSILLTLTALAILDER; encoded by the coding sequence ATGAACATTCTGATTCTCGGCGCAACCGGCTTCATAGGCTCCGTCGTCGCGGCCCGGCTCGTTGCCGACGGCCACGCCGTCACCGGCATCGGCCGCAATCCCGCGCGTGCGCGCCTGAAACAGCCGGCGATCGACTGGCAGCGCGCAGATCTCTCGCGCATGACGAAACCAGCGGATTGGGACGAGATCCTCAAGGACCAGCATGTCGTCGTCAATTGCGCCGGCGCCCTGCAGGACGGCCTGTCGGATGATCTGTCGGCCACCCAGGCAGAGGCGATGCTGGCGCTCTATTCCGCCGCAAAAGGCTCATCGCGCCCGCTGATCGTGCAGATATCGGCAAGGACGGCGGGAGCCGCTGGCGATCTTCCCTTCCTCGCCACCAAGCGGCGGGCCGACGAGGCGCTGGCGGCAAGCGGCCTGTCTTACCTCATCCTGCGCCCTGCCCTCGTTCTTGGCCGCAATGCCCATGGCGGCTCGGCGCTGCTGCGGGCGCTTGCCGCCTTTCCCCTGGTGCTGCCGCTGGTCCATGCCGAAAGTCCGGTCGAAACGCTTTCGCTGGACGATGTGGCGGAAGCCGTGTCGCGGGCGGTCTCCGGCGGCATCTCCGGCGATATCGATCTTGCCGCCGCCGAAGTTCTGACGCTCGCCGATCTCGTCCGCCTTCACCGCCAGTGGCTCGGCCTGCAGCCAGCCCGCGTGTTCGCTCTCCCTCGCTGGCTTGCCGGCCCGGTCACGTGGCTGGCCGATCTATCAGGACTGCTCGGCTGGCGTTCGCCGCTGCGCTCCACGGCGATGACCATCATGTCGGAAGGTGTGCGGAGCTTGAAAGCGGAGAGCGGTCTTGCCACGACACCCGCGGCAGCGACGCTCTCGGCCAATCCGTCCGGCGTACAGGATCTCTGGTTTGCCAGGCTCTATCTTCTGAAGCCGCTCGTAATATCGGGCCTATCTGTTTTCTGGCTTCTCTCAGGTTTGATCCCGCTGCTGACGCTGGAGAAGACGTCCGCTCACTTCCTGCGGTTGATGCCTGAGGCCGCAGCAACGGCGCTGACGCTTGCAACCTGCCTGATCGACATCGCTCTCGGCGCCGCCGTCCTCCTTCGCCCGCTGGCGAAACATGCCCTTCTCGGCATGCTGGCCGTGTCGTTCACTTATCTTGCCGGCGCCAGCCTGCTCGAACCCGCGCTCTGGCTCGATCCGCTCGGTCCTCTCGTCAAGGTGCTGCCGTCGATCCTGTTGACGCTGACGGCCCTTGCCATCCTGGATGAACGCTGA